A window of the Zootoca vivipara chromosome 14, rZooViv1.1, whole genome shotgun sequence genome harbors these coding sequences:
- the BRICD5 gene encoding BRICHOS domain-containing protein 5 has product MNQSAFMNKSKNTVTYCITSPSNQTTSVLFDNKNGYVCYKPSEQNNCYLRMMDDRDRDTVQMSFNLSEHRVDQLPLPNDRTQYYREFLGIVPGRQVRPEEAGEAVRSLCGQAPIYWVKKKDGPPKQRLIYLCIDICFPNNICVSICFYYLPE; this is encoded by the exons ATGAACCAGTCGGCTTTCATGAACAAGTCCAAGAACACAGTTACTTATTGCATAACTTCCCCAAGTAACCAAACAACGTCAGTCTTGTTTGACAACAAGAAT GGCTACGTCTGCTACAAGCCCTCAGAGCAGAACAATTGCTACCTGAGGATGATGGATGACCGAGACCGAGACACTGTCCAGATGTCCTTCAACCTGTCAGAACACAGG GTGGATCAGCTGCCGCTTCCCAACGACAGGACCCAGTACTACCGTGAGTTCCTGGGGATCGTGCCAGGGAGGCAGGTGCGACCAGAAGAGGCAGGGGAGGCTGTCAGGTCCCTGTGTGGGCAGGCGCCCATCTACTGGGTCAAGAAGAAAGACG GTCCTCCAAAGCAGCGGCTCATCTACCTGTGCATTGACATCTGCTTTCCGAACAACATCTGTGTCTCCATCTGCTTCTACTACCTTCCCGAATGA
- the MLST8 gene encoding target of rapamycin complex subunit LST8 isoform X2, with amino-acid sequence MRFAGSLPPASEETSTMNTAQGTVGSDPVILATAGYDHTVRFWQAHSGICTRTVQHQDSVNALEITPDRSMIAAAGYQHIRMYDLNSNNPNPVINYDGVSKNITSVGFHEDGRWMYTGGEDCMARIWDLRSRNLQCQRIFQVNAPINCVCLHPNQAELIVGDQSGAIHIWDLKTDHNEQLIPEPEVSVNSVHIDPDASYMAAVNSSGNCYVWNLTGGIGDEVTQLIPKTKIPAHSRYALQCKFSPDSTLLATCSADQTCKIWRTSNFSLMTELSIKSNNPGETSRGWMWDCAFSGDSQYIVTASSDNLARLWCVETGEIKREYSGHQKAVVCLAFNDSVLG; translated from the exons ATGCGCTTtgctggctccctccctcctgcttctgAAG AAACCAGCACCATGAACACAGCACAGGGCACTGTGGGCAGCGACCCCGTCATCTTGGCCACTGCTGGCTATGACCACACAGTTCGCTTCTGGCAGGCCCACAGTGGGATATGCACCCGGACTGTCCAGCACCAAGATTCT GTCAATGCTCTCGAGATCACCCCAGATCGGAGCATGATTGCTGCTGCAG GCTACCAACACATCCGTATGTATGACTTGAACTCCAATAACCCAAACCCTGTTATCAACTACGACGGTGTCAGCAAGAACATCACCTCTGTTGGCTTCCATGAAGATGGTCGCTGGATGTACACGGGAGGCGAGGACTGCATGGCCCGCATCTGGGACCTCAG GTCCCGTAACCTCCAGTGCCAGCGCATTTTCCAAGTGAATGCCCCCATCAACTGTGTCTGCCTCCATCCCAATCAG GCAGAACTTATTGTTGGGGACCAGAGTGGGGCCATTCACATCTGGGACTTGAAGACGGACCACAATGAACAGCTCATCCCAGAGCCAGAAGTCTCTGTCAACTCTGTTCATATTGATCCTGATGCCAGCTACATGGCTGCCGTTAACAGTTCA GGTAACTGTTACGTGTGGAATCTCACAGGTGGCATAGGAGATGAGGTGACGCAGCTCATCCCAAAGACCAAGATTCCTGCGCACAGCCGCTATGCTCTCCAGTGCAAATTCAGCCCAGACTCCAC GCTTTTGGCAACCTGTTCTGCTGATCAAACCTGCAAGATCTGGAGAACGTCTAACTTCTCTCTGATGACGGAATTGAGCATCAAGAGCAACAATCCAGGGGAAACCTCCCGCGGCTGGATGTGGGACTGCGCATTTTCAGGAGACTCTCAGTACATTGTCACAG CCTCCTCGGATAATCTGGCCAGGCTCTGGTGTGTGGAAACGGGCGAGATCAAGCGGGAATACAGTGGGCATCAGAAAGCGGTTGTCTGCCTTGCTTTCAACGACAGTGTATTGGGCTGA
- the MLST8 gene encoding target of rapamycin complex subunit LST8 isoform X1: protein MRFAGSLPPASEETSTMNTAQGTVGSDPVILATAGYDHTVRFWQAHSGICTRTVQHQDSQVNALEITPDRSMIAAAGYQHIRMYDLNSNNPNPVINYDGVSKNITSVGFHEDGRWMYTGGEDCMARIWDLRSRNLQCQRIFQVNAPINCVCLHPNQAELIVGDQSGAIHIWDLKTDHNEQLIPEPEVSVNSVHIDPDASYMAAVNSSGNCYVWNLTGGIGDEVTQLIPKTKIPAHSRYALQCKFSPDSTLLATCSADQTCKIWRTSNFSLMTELSIKSNNPGETSRGWMWDCAFSGDSQYIVTASSDNLARLWCVETGEIKREYSGHQKAVVCLAFNDSVLG, encoded by the exons ATGCGCTTtgctggctccctccctcctgcttctgAAG AAACCAGCACCATGAACACAGCACAGGGCACTGTGGGCAGCGACCCCGTCATCTTGGCCACTGCTGGCTATGACCACACAGTTCGCTTCTGGCAGGCCCACAGTGGGATATGCACCCGGACTGTCCAGCACCAAGATTCT CAGGTCAATGCTCTCGAGATCACCCCAGATCGGAGCATGATTGCTGCTGCAG GCTACCAACACATCCGTATGTATGACTTGAACTCCAATAACCCAAACCCTGTTATCAACTACGACGGTGTCAGCAAGAACATCACCTCTGTTGGCTTCCATGAAGATGGTCGCTGGATGTACACGGGAGGCGAGGACTGCATGGCCCGCATCTGGGACCTCAG GTCCCGTAACCTCCAGTGCCAGCGCATTTTCCAAGTGAATGCCCCCATCAACTGTGTCTGCCTCCATCCCAATCAG GCAGAACTTATTGTTGGGGACCAGAGTGGGGCCATTCACATCTGGGACTTGAAGACGGACCACAATGAACAGCTCATCCCAGAGCCAGAAGTCTCTGTCAACTCTGTTCATATTGATCCTGATGCCAGCTACATGGCTGCCGTTAACAGTTCA GGTAACTGTTACGTGTGGAATCTCACAGGTGGCATAGGAGATGAGGTGACGCAGCTCATCCCAAAGACCAAGATTCCTGCGCACAGCCGCTATGCTCTCCAGTGCAAATTCAGCCCAGACTCCAC GCTTTTGGCAACCTGTTCTGCTGATCAAACCTGCAAGATCTGGAGAACGTCTAACTTCTCTCTGATGACGGAATTGAGCATCAAGAGCAACAATCCAGGGGAAACCTCCCGCGGCTGGATGTGGGACTGCGCATTTTCAGGAGACTCTCAGTACATTGTCACAG CCTCCTCGGATAATCTGGCCAGGCTCTGGTGTGTGGAAACGGGCGAGATCAAGCGGGAATACAGTGGGCATCAGAAAGCGGTTGTCTGCCTTGCTTTCAACGACAGTGTATTGGGCTGA
- the MLST8 gene encoding target of rapamycin complex subunit LST8 isoform X3 yields the protein MYDLNSNNPNPVINYDGVSKNITSVGFHEDGRWMYTGGEDCMARIWDLRSRNLQCQRIFQVNAPINCVCLHPNQAELIVGDQSGAIHIWDLKTDHNEQLIPEPEVSVNSVHIDPDASYMAAVNSSGNCYVWNLTGGIGDEVTQLIPKTKIPAHSRYALQCKFSPDSTLLATCSADQTCKIWRTSNFSLMTELSIKSNNPGETSRGWMWDCAFSGDSQYIVTASSDNLARLWCVETGEIKREYSGHQKAVVCLAFNDSVLG from the exons ATGTATGACTTGAACTCCAATAACCCAAACCCTGTTATCAACTACGACGGTGTCAGCAAGAACATCACCTCTGTTGGCTTCCATGAAGATGGTCGCTGGATGTACACGGGAGGCGAGGACTGCATGGCCCGCATCTGGGACCTCAG GTCCCGTAACCTCCAGTGCCAGCGCATTTTCCAAGTGAATGCCCCCATCAACTGTGTCTGCCTCCATCCCAATCAG GCAGAACTTATTGTTGGGGACCAGAGTGGGGCCATTCACATCTGGGACTTGAAGACGGACCACAATGAACAGCTCATCCCAGAGCCAGAAGTCTCTGTCAACTCTGTTCATATTGATCCTGATGCCAGCTACATGGCTGCCGTTAACAGTTCA GGTAACTGTTACGTGTGGAATCTCACAGGTGGCATAGGAGATGAGGTGACGCAGCTCATCCCAAAGACCAAGATTCCTGCGCACAGCCGCTATGCTCTCCAGTGCAAATTCAGCCCAGACTCCAC GCTTTTGGCAACCTGTTCTGCTGATCAAACCTGCAAGATCTGGAGAACGTCTAACTTCTCTCTGATGACGGAATTGAGCATCAAGAGCAACAATCCAGGGGAAACCTCCCGCGGCTGGATGTGGGACTGCGCATTTTCAGGAGACTCTCAGTACATTGTCACAG CCTCCTCGGATAATCTGGCCAGGCTCTGGTGTGTGGAAACGGGCGAGATCAAGCGGGAATACAGTGGGCATCAGAAAGCGGTTGTCTGCCTTGCTTTCAACGACAGTGTATTGGGCTGA